The DNA window CTGCCGATCGTGCTGTGGGCGCCGCGCTGGGTGACGCTCGGCCTCGGCGTCACCCTCACGGTCGCCGCCTACGCCCTCACCGGGGGTGGGCTCGCCACGCTCCCCGGTCTCCTCCTCGCCGGAGCCGGAGCGGCCGCCTACGGGCTGCCCAAGGTGCTCGACGCTGGCGGACGCCCGGTGTGGATCGCCTTCGCCGGCGCGGTGGTGCTCGCCGTCCCCGCGCTCTGGTGGCAGACGACGGAGCCCGGAGACCCCCGCTTCACGACCGCCGGTGGCATCGCGGGCGGCGTCCTCGCCATCGTGTACGTCACGGGCTTCGCCCTGCTCTGGCAGACGCCGGTCCGTCGGGCACTCGCCCTCGTCTTCGAACCGCTCGGGCGGATGGCACTCAGCAACTACCTCGGTGCCTCCGTCGTCCTCGCCCTCGTCGCACTGGTCGTGCCCTTCCGCGAGTTCGACGACCTCGCGCTCGTCAGCCTCGGCGCGCTCGTCCTCATCGCGATCCAGTCGGTGCTCAGCCGCCTCTGGCTGCGCCGATTCCAGTACGGTCCGATCGAATGGCTCTGGCGGATGGCGACCTGGCGTCGCGTGGTCCCGTTCCGGAAGCCCGCGCTCGCCTGAGGCCCAGCCCGGCTCGGGCGCGCAGGGGACCGACGATCACGGCGAGGGCGCCGCGACGGCAGACGCCGCCATGGCCACGGCGTCGGCGGGTTCGCGACCGAGGAGGTCACGGAGATCGTCGCCCGTGCCGGCAAGGAATCCGTGGCGGACCGCACTGAAGATCGACAGCAGCATCGGTGGCTGGAACGGTTTGAGCTGAGCGTGCATGAGCGCCTCCCGGCGTTCGGCGAGTGACGTCGAGTGGAGCCCGACGCCCAGGCGATCGGCCACCTGCCTCGCCGTGATCGGCTCGCCGACGAGGTCGTACCGGCGTCCGACGTGGGTGCCCGGCGCCATCGCGACGACGGCGGCGGCCTCGGCGAGGTCGGCTCGGGTGACGGCGGCGAGCGCCCCGTCGCCGAAGGCCGAGTGGAGTGATCCACCGGACCACTCCAGCAACGAACCGAAGAGCTCCGCGTACAGGCCGTTCCGGAGGATCGTCCAGGACAGCGGGCTGCGTTCCAGCCGCCGCTCCGTCCACCGGTGTGCGAGCGCGAACGCGAGGTGGTCGCCGGCCGTCGCGAGGCTCGTGTAGACGACGTGCCGGACCCCGTCGCGTTCGGCCGCGGCGATCGCCGTCTCATGGCGGGCGATCACGACGTCGTCCTCGGCTTCGCCGGCCGAGACGAGGACCAGCGTGTCGACGCCGAGGAAGGAGACGCTGCCGGGGTCGTCGAAGTCGATCCGACGGGCGCCGTCCTGCCCGCTGCGGTTGCTCGCCAGGGGTGCGGCGCCCCGAGCGGTGAGTGCGTCGAGGATGGCGCTGCCGAGTTGGCCGGTGGTTCCGGTGACGAGGATCATTTCAGGGCCTTTCGGTGTTCAGGATGATGACTCGGACGAGTCTGCGACCCCCGCCGAACACCCACAAGAAGGCACTTGCATGTCACTCACGCACACCGCGGTAACCGCCGACCTCGAACCCTGCGGCAAGGAGGGGCACCCGGATTGCGGCATCCGCGACGTCCTCGACCGCATCGGCGACACGTGGTCGGTGCTCGTCGTCGT is part of the Plantibacter sp. Leaf314 genome and encodes:
- a CDS encoding DUF418 domain-containing protein, with the translated sequence MPSPSASPTASPARRWQLIDALRGFALAGILFVNVPDITRLGQDIPFDERHVSTMDLVLEFAVQTRFVPIFAFLFGMSAMFVIEGARRRGVHPLLPMLLRYLALFVIGFAHAFLYPGEILREYAICGLLMLPIVLWAPRWVTLGLGVTLTVAAYALTGGGLATLPGLLLAGAGAAAYGLPKVLDAGGRPVWIAFAGAVVLAVPALWWQTTEPGDPRFTTAGGIAGGVLAIVYVTGFALLWQTPVRRALALVFEPLGRMALSNYLGASVVLALVALVVPFREFDDLALVSLGALVLIAIQSVLSRLWLRRFQYGPIEWLWRMATWRRVVPFRKPALA
- a CDS encoding NAD(P)H-binding protein produces the protein MILVTGTTGQLGSAILDALTARGAAPLASNRSGQDGARRIDFDDPGSVSFLGVDTLVLVSAGEAEDDVVIARHETAIAAAERDGVRHVVYTSLATAGDHLAFALAHRWTERRLERSPLSWTILRNGLYAELFGSLLEWSGGSLHSAFGDGALAAVTRADLAEAAAVVAMAPGTHVGRRYDLVGEPITARQVADRLGVGLHSTSLAERREALMHAQLKPFQPPMLLSIFSAVRHGFLAGTGDDLRDLLGREPADAVAMAASAVAAPSP